The region TGCTGCTGTTATTGCACCATTGTCGTGGCTGGCAGGGGTGGCCGATCAAGACAGGCAAGATCGCGTTGGGCACGAATCGTATTCTTCTGGAACTGCAATGTCACGAGCTCTCGGCAGACAGCTTGTGGCTAGACTTCTATGAGGAAAGTGGCTGGTTGGTCGCGGGCACTCATCGGCGTGGATGGCTGGCCGTGCTGCGTCAGCCGCAACGCACCGCGCTCGACAACGCGCTGGCCGGCGTCTATAAGATGGCGGGCGTGGATGTCGTTCGTGACCAGCTCGACGCGAAGCTCGATCCGAACGAAGTTGCCTACAAGCTTGACGAGCAGGGGCTGCGTGTCTGGCCGCTGCGTTCGCCTCAGGATGGGATGCGATTCGGCCTGCGCAGCTGGCCCCCAACTGGCCGGCAAAAGGGCGCGCCAGCCATATTGGCGACGCTCCGCGGCGATGCCGCGCAACAGCTAATTTTTGCCAGGGCCCCCATCTCCTGGCAGCGGTGGGTGGCCGTCTGGGAGCTGGACCAGGCGCATGGCGGCACGACGCAGCAAGTGCTGGCCGGCATTTCGCAACTCCCCACGCGGTCGCCGACGCCGTAAGCCAGGAGCAAGGTCTGGCGGGCCGGCTAAATCGTGCGTATTCTGGTCTTCGGCAACATGACTAGGACAGACCGGCCAACCCGCCGCGCAACTTTTTGTCTGCGCAAGACGGCTGCCAGCAAGATCGTGAAGATTCGCGGTTCCGCCCTGATTCGGACCAAATGCCAAGTTTTTTCATTCGCTGAATCCTCGGTGTGCCGTATATGTCGCACCTGCATCCGTTTCTGACAGTCAAAAAAAGCGGCTCGTCGAGCAAACTCTTCTTAAACCACCGATCGTTAGTCCCCGCAAATAGGCAACCTTGATGCGCACAGATTTGCAGCACGCCGTGAAGACACTGGCCGTCGTAACTACTTTTGCATTTGTCTACTCACCGCTTATCACTAGCCAAGCCCATGGCGAGTCTATCGACTTGACTAAGGCCGTGGTGGTCGTCTCAGCAAATGCCACGGCCCCCGAGCGTAAGGTGGTTGCCATGCTGGTCGACGAAATTGCAAAACGGACCGACATCCATCTGAGGAGCAGCGAGAAATGGCCCGCGGCGGGTACCTCTGTGATTGCTGTAGGCCGAGCGGACGCGATTGGCACGCTGGGAGGCCGGTTCGCAGACGACCTGGCGAAAGATACCAACGCCGTGGGCGAATCCGAAGGTTACCGGCTTCGCGTTCGACAAGATGACAAGGGGGCGGCCGTCTTCGTGCTAGGAAATGATCAACGCGGAGTAATTTTTGGCACCGGCCGATTGTTGCGGGCGTTGCATATGACGCCGAGCCACGTGACGCTTGCGCGCGATCTCAACGTGGCGACGGCTCCCGCGTATCCGTTGCGCGGTCATCAGTTAGGCTATCGCCCAAAGACAAACAGCTACGATGCCTGGGACTTGAAACAGTGGGAGCAGTATTATCGCGATTTGATTGTTTTCGGCACCAATGCTGTCGAACTAGTACCTCCGCGGACCGACGACGCACCGACCAGCCCACACTTTCCTCTTCCGCAACTGGAAATGATGGCAGGCATGTCTCGCATCGCCGACGAATACGACCTCGACGTATGGATCTGGTATCCGGCCATGGACCGCGACTATTCCGATCCCAACACGATCGAGTATGCACTGCGGAAATGGGGCTACGTATTCGAACACCTGCCGCGGATCGACGCGGTTTTTGTTCCCGGCGGCGATCCGGGACATACACAGCCGAAATACCTGATGGCGTTGTTGGAACGACAGGCCGAAGTCCTGCATCGTACGCATCCGCAAGCCAAGTTGTGGGTCTCACCTCAAAGCTTTAACAATGTATGGTTCGACGAGTTTATTCAAATTCTCAAACGCGACGAACCGTCTTGGCTCGCCGGGATCGTTTTCGGCCCGCAAGTCCGTGTAAGCTTGCCAAAGCTACGCGAAATGGTGCCCGAACGCTATCCGATCCGACACTATCCCGACATCACACATAGCCGACAGTGCCAGTATCCGGTGCCAGACTGGGACTTTGCTTACGCCGTAACCGAAGCGCGCGAGTGCATTAACCCTCGACCGCAGGGACAAGCGACGATCTTTCGGCTACTGCAGCCATACACTATTGGATTCCTTACCTATTCGGAGGGATGCAACGACGACGTCAATAAGTTCATCTGGAGTGGATTGGGCTGGGACCCGCAGACCCCGGTGATCGATATCCTACGCGATTACGCTGGCTACTTCATCGGAGACAGCTATCGCGACAATTTCGCGCAGGGGCTATTAGCTCTCGAGGAAAATTGGCAAGGGCCGCTCCTCTCGAACTCCGCGGTCGACACCACACTTGCCGAATTCCGAACGATGGAGCGCAACGCCACTCCCGCAATCCGCGGCAATTGGCGGTTTCAACAGGCCCTCTTTCGAGCTTACTGCGACGCTTACGTCCGCAGCCGACTAACGTCCGAGACCGAAGCTGAGTACAAGGCGCTCGCACATCTGCGCGCTGCCAAGTCGGGCGAGACGATGAAGGCCATCGCCGAGGCCGAGGCATTGCTCAACGCCGTCCCCACACCCAGCGGCGCGAGCGACCTGCGAACTTGCGTGTTCGAGCTAGCCGATGACTTATACAAGAGCATCCGCATGCAATTGAGCGTGAGCCTATATAAGGCCATCGGTGTCGACCGTGGTGCAACCCTCGACACTCTCGATTATCCACTCAGCAATCGCTCATGGATCATGCAGCGGCTAGCGGCCGCGCGCAAGCAACCGGACGAACCGAGTCGTTTGAGCGCGATCCAGGAGATCGTCGATTGGTCAAATCCTGGACCGGGGGGATTTTACGATGACCTGGGAAATACGACACGCCAGCCGCACTTGGAGCGAGGCGAAGGATTCGATCGCGATCCGGCATTCCTTGCCAGTTCGCGCGCGGGCTTCGCCGGCGGCGATGCACCGCGCGACATCGCACCCAACATTGCCGGAGCTTGGCGCACCAGCTGGCTCGATCATGCCGAATCGCTGATTGATGCCCCACTTACGATGCGCTACAACGATCTCGATCCGACGGCCGAGTACAAACTGCGCGTGGTGTACGCCGGTGATGGTCTGGAAAAAAAAATCCGCCTAATCGCCGATGACGACATCGAGGTACACCCTTACATCAGCAAACCTCGTCCGATCCGGCCGATCGAGTTCGATATTCCGCGGGCGGCGACCAGGACCGGCACATTGATACTACGCTGGAATCGCGAGCCGGGCCGCGGCGATAACGGTCGCGGCTGCCAAGTTTCCGAGGCGTGGTTGATAAAGAAGTAGCAAGTAATCGGCAGCCGATTTTCGGTGAAAAACGGCATACGTTCCGGCGTGACGTTACGGAACTTACCGGTCGCAAGACCGCGATCGCTGAGAGCAGCTCTACATGACTCTTTCTCCCCGGTTCGAGCAGGCGCTTGTCTATGCCGCGATGATTCATTCCGGACAGTCCCGCAAGGCCTCAAACGTTCCGTACCTCGCCCATCTGCTGTCAGTAACTGCTCTGGCGCTTGAACACGGCGCCAACGAAGATGAGGCCATCGCGGCGCTTCTGCACGATGCGGCTGAGGATGCCGGGGGGCAGGGACGGTTGGCCGATATTCACACGCGCTTCGGTGCCAACGTCGCCAATATGGTAGCGGATTGCACCGATACCTACGACACACCAAAGCCACCCTGGCGGGCGCGGAAAGAAGCTTACATTGCTCATTTACCACGGGCTTCGCGCGGTGCGCTGTTGGTCTCCTGCTGCGATAAACTGCACAATACACGCGCGATCGTCGCAGAACTCCGAAGGCTCGGCGCAGACACTTGGAAACATTTCAAGGGAGGCCGCGAGGGCTCTTTGTGGTATTATCGGCTCCTCGCCGAAACGTTTACCAAGACAGAGTTACCACGAGGCCTGGTCGACGAACTACGTCGAACCGTAGAGATCATGGAACGATTGGCTACCGAGAAATCGTAAAGGTATCGCCAGGTTCCGTCGATCAGGATGTTTTTATTCCGATACGCGCACGGGAATCATCGAAAGAGCTTGGTTCCCAATTGGCGATTCTTGCACCGGCGCCGTCAGATCGTATCACAATGCCAACCGCGCGCATTCTACCACCATCGCGACTTCTGCCTACGTCATGACGCATAAAGACCGTCTCATTGCGGGGGGAAATACGCCCCAAAAATACGATCAAGGCCTTGATCGGGTGAAGGCCAATTACATGGCCCTTTCGCCGCTTACGTTCCTGGCAAGGGCCGCCTCTGTGTATCCCGACCATCCGGCTTGGATCCACGGTCCGCAGCAGGCTACGTATGCCAAGTTTTATACCCGCTGCCGCCGGCTCGCATCGGCTCTACAGCAACGAGGTATTGGCCTGGGAGATACGGTGGCGGTTATAGCCCCCAACGTACCCGCCATGCTAGAAGCTCATTACGGTGTGCCTATGGTCGGCGCCGTAATTAACGCCTTGAACATTCGGCTCGATGCTGCGGCGATCGCCTTTATTCTCGACCACGGCGAAGCTCGCGTGCTGATCACCGACCGCGAGTACTCGCCCACGATTCGCGAAGCTTTGCGACTTGCCAAATCTAAACCGCTGGTTATCGACATCGATGATCCACTGTATACCGGCACGGGCGAGCCTCTCGGAGGGATTGAATACGAAGAGTTCCTCGCCGGCGGTGATCCTCAGTTTCCCTTTGTTCTGCCGATGGATGAATGGCAGGCCATCGCACTGAACTACACGTCTGGCACGACGGGCGATCCTAAAGGCGTCGTCTTTCATCATCGCGGAGCCTATCTCAATTCACTCGGAAACACGATCGTTTGGAGTATGCCGCCGCATGCCCGGTATCTGTGGACGCTACCAATGTTTCACTGTAACGGCTGGTGCTTTACTTGGGCATTGAGCGTAATCGCCGGCACCCACATTTGCTTGCGTAAAACAACGGCAGAAGCCACTTACGCCGCCATCGACCAGCACAATGTAACGCATTTCTGCGGCGCTCCCATCGTGCTAAACATGCTTGCCAACGCGCCGTCGGACGTTCGTCGCCCAGGAGGTCGCACGATCGAAGTGATGACAGCCGGCTCCGCCCCTCCCACAGCTGTTATTGCGGCCATGGAAGCGCAGGGATTCCACGTCACGCACGCCTACGGTCTCACCGAGACCTATGGCCCAGCCGTGACCTGCGCCTGGCACGACGCCTGGAACACGCTGCCAGCGCACGAGCAAGCTACGCTAAAAGCCCGGCAGGGTGTCCCCTATCCGGTAATGGAAGGATTGATGGTGGCCGACCCCGAGACGCTCGTCCCCTGCCCTGCTGATGGGCAAACGCTGGGCGAAGTTTTCATGCGCGGCAACATCACAATGAAGGGTTACTTGAAGAACCCACGGTCGACTCAGGCGGCATTCGCTGGCGGCTGGTTTCACTCCGGCGACTTGGCCGTAATGCACCCGAATGGCTACATCGAACTGAAGGATCGCTCGAAGGACATCATAATTTCCGGCGGCGAGAATATCTCGACGATCGAAGTTGAAGGGGTTCTATACCAGCATGCATCGGTGCTCGAGGCGGCCGTGGTCGCCCGGCCTGATGAGACTTGGGGCGAAACGCCCTGCGCGTTTGTTACGCTCAAAGACGGTTGCGCAGCGAGCGAGCACGACATCATCGACTTTTGCCGTACGAATCTGGCGCACTTCAAAGCGCCCAAGACAGTCATTTTCGGCCCGCTGCCGAAAACTTCGACAGGAAAAATTTTGAAGTACGCCCTGCGCGAGCTTGCGGCCAAGCTCTAATCGTGGCTTGATCGAAGGACCATGTGGAAAACAACTGACCGGTGCCTATGATCAAGATGATTGCTGTCGATCCTGTAACCGACGGTTGATTGCAGTCGCCGGAGTAGGCGAGATTTGCTAAAAACCAATCGACGGAGATGAAGGAATCTGGACGCATTTGCACAACAAAGAAGGAGCCTGAACGTGCGCAATCTAAATAAATGGCTGATGGCGGCTTTATTCGCCGTGGCGCTGGGCGGAGCCTTGATCTCGATCGAACAACCGGCGGCCCGCGCCGTTGCCGCCGAGGAAAAAGAAGGCGATCATTGGCGCAACTTCGACGGTCACTGGAGCTACTGGCACGAAGGTGATAAACGCTGGTACTACACCGACGGTACGCACTGGTACTACCACAACGGTACCAGTTGGGTTGTCTACCAATTCGATAAGCTGTTCGGCCTGAATGGGTTTCACCACGGCGACTACAAGGCCCCGCCCCCCGGCGCCAAGGTTGTAGTTCCCACGCACGGCATCTTTCATCGTCCGTAAGCGGGAGTTCGCGGCAATTGCGCTACAAGCGCCGATCGCGGGCGGCAACCAATGAATTGACAACGGGCCGTTGAAGTGTCGGTGTGGGGCGGTACTCGCCCCATGCCGACTTTGTCTGTGTCTATTGTCCGTCGGCGCTTAACTGCTCGGTAATCTCGACCATGCCGACGTCGATATACTGCCCCCCGCTAGTCTGTCGACAATGGACGCCGAGCACATTCTCGCCGTTGCGCAAAGCCGCCCGTGCGCGGGGGGAAATCGGCACCAATTGATAGTCGCTGCTGTATCCAGAGAGCTTCGCCGCCTGCACGCCGTTGATATAGACCTCTGCGTCTTCATCATGGTAAATCCGCAACCAGATGCTTTCTCGATCGACGTCTTCGAGCGTGAATCTGCGCCGCAGAAAAATCTCTGGCGTGTTCCAAACGGTATTAACCGCTGCGCCCGGCGTACCCACGGTTCCGAAACCTCCTGGCGCATCAGTCCAGCTGTGATCGTCGAAATCAGGGAACGCCCATCTCACTCCCTGCGGCGTGATCGTGTACATCCAATGTTGAGCTGTTGGCTGCGAAGTTGCCATGATCGTGCGCACCAGTGGAGGCGGAAGATATAGTCTGGCGGCCGCGGCAGCAGCCGCATGCTCGTCGACTTTTACCACGGCGCGGTCATAGGTTATCAGGCCGTTGACTTCGATTTCGACGTCGGTCGTTTGCGTATAGACCGCGGCACTCAATCCAGGGTCGGCCACCATCGGGCGCAGAGCCTCGAGGAGATTGAGATACCCACTATTGAGCTCGTCACCGGTTTTTAGATTGCGATAGCCCCAGTTCTTTTCGCTTTGCCAGGTATGTCCGCGCAACGGCAGCCCCAGACCGCCAAACTCACCCAGCACGGCCGCGCGATTCTCCTCCGGCGGCGGTGAGCCGGGACCGGGATAGACGTGAATATCGTGTACGTCGCCAACTTGCATGTCATTCCAACCGCTGGCGCCGCAGACAAGCCGCGACGGATCAAGCTCCTCAACATATCGTGTCAAACGGGGTGTGTCGTACTGTCCCCACCCTTCGTTGAACACGACCCACATCACAATCGATGGATGGTTGAAGTGCGTTTCCACCATCCGGGTTAATTCGGACTCGAACTCTTGTGCGGAATCGGACGTGCGTTTGATTTCCCCCTTGCCGAAGGCCACCGAGCGATCGCCACTGGGCATATCTTGCCAGACCAGCAGCCCCAACTTGTCGCACCAGTAATACCACCGATCCGGCTCGACCTTGACGTGCTTGCGGACCATGTTGAAGCCCAATCGTTTGGTCACTTCTAAGTCGTAACGCTGGGCCGCGTCACTGGGAGCCGTATATAAACCGTCAGGCCAAAAGCCTTGATCCAATGGACCGTATTGAAATAAAAAACTGCCGTTAAGCATGATCCGCGTGAGGCCCTGCGCCGACTTGCCAATCGAAACATCACGAAGCCCGAAGTAGCTGTCGACCATATCGGCCTCACGATCGGCGTCGCCAATCGATACCTTCAGGCCATACAGAAATGGATCCGCTGGGCTCCAAGGATGAGCATCGGGAATGTCCAACTCAATTGTCTGCCCCATGACTCCTGTGCCGGCGGCGACGCGATCGTTGCCTGACAACGCCACCAATCGCACGGTATGATCCTCGGCCGCCGCGGTCCCATTGACGGTGACCCGCACCAAGCCCGCCTTCAGGTCGGGTACGATGCGTAGCGAAGTAACATGAGCATCGGCTACCGGCTCGAGCCACACGGTCTGCCAAATTCCGGTGGTGGGCGTATACCAGATGCTATGCGGCTTGCGTACTTGCTTACCGCGTGGCTGAGTGCCGGAATCTGTCGGGTCGTAAACCCCGACGATTAATTCTTGCTCGCCCGAGACTTTCAACGCCTCGCTAACGTCAAACTGAAAAGAGTCGTACCCACCGCGGTGGGTGCCAAGCTTCTTGCCGTTAACCCACACACTGGTATCCCAGTCGACGGCGCCAAAGTGCAATATCACACGCTTGCCCCCCCAACCTGCCGGCACCGTGAAGGTACGTCGGTACCAGATGCGCTCGGCGCTGCGCATGATCCCAGAGAGTGCCGACTCGACCGGAAACGGAACTAGGATCTGCTCGGCCAGTAGCTTGCCGATCGGCGGCGCCGCGTCCCGCCCGGCCACCGCGAATTGCCATAGCCCGTTGAGATTCTGCCAGTCGCGGCGCACCATCTGCGGTCGCGGGTATTCCGACCACACCTTATCGGGACGCACGTCTTTGGCAAATCGTGTCAGCAGTGGCCCCGCGGCCGGCTTCCAGTCGTCCGCCCAGCCAGTCGTAGCAACGAAGCCTAGGACGAGTAATCCCAGCACGCGGCAAATCGACATGCGGTTGACTCCGCGAAGCAAAAGAGGTGCCGAACAAAGCATCCGTCGCCAGCCGTTGACGTGGTCGTGGCACGGTGCCTTTAGGCTAGCTCAGCCGGGCCGGGGATTCAATGCGCGAGACTTCGGCGGCTCGCTGCGATCCGCTGGCGCGCCACGTACATCGCCAAACCGACGCAGCCCGTCGCGGCCAAAACCAAGCTCGCAGGCTCAGGCACGGGGGACGAAAACGACAGGGTGACATCATAATCATCTGAACCGACCGGATTGTCGGCAAATACCAGTTCCACCCGATTGTCAAAGACTTCAAACGACGCCAAATCCCGGCCCGCGTTCTTTACAAACGTCGCCGACGAAAGGTCGACTAGATTCGGCAAAAAAGTCGTCGCACCCGAGTTGGG is a window of Pirellulales bacterium DNA encoding:
- a CDS encoding HD domain-containing protein, producing MTLSPRFEQALVYAAMIHSGQSRKASNVPYLAHLLSVTALALEHGANEDEAIAALLHDAAEDAGGQGRLADIHTRFGANVANMVADCTDTYDTPKPPWRARKEAYIAHLPRASRGALLVSCCDKLHNTRAIVAELRRLGADTWKHFKGGREGSLWYYRLLAETFTKTELPRGLVDELRRTVEIMERLATEKS
- a CDS encoding acyl-CoA synthetase; amino-acid sequence: MTHKDRLIAGGNTPQKYDQGLDRVKANYMALSPLTFLARAASVYPDHPAWIHGPQQATYAKFYTRCRRLASALQQRGIGLGDTVAVIAPNVPAMLEAHYGVPMVGAVINALNIRLDAAAIAFILDHGEARVLITDREYSPTIREALRLAKSKPLVIDIDDPLYTGTGEPLGGIEYEEFLAGGDPQFPFVLPMDEWQAIALNYTSGTTGDPKGVVFHHRGAYLNSLGNTIVWSMPPHARYLWTLPMFHCNGWCFTWALSVIAGTHICLRKTTAEATYAAIDQHNVTHFCGAPIVLNMLANAPSDVRRPGGRTIEVMTAGSAPPTAVIAAMEAQGFHVTHAYGLTETYGPAVTCAWHDAWNTLPAHEQATLKARQGVPYPVMEGLMVADPETLVPCPADGQTLGEVFMRGNITMKGYLKNPRSTQAAFAGGWFHSGDLAVMHPNGYIELKDRSKDIIISGGENISTIEVEGVLYQHASVLEAAVVARPDETWGETPCAFVTLKDGCAASEHDIIDFCRTNLAHFKAPKTVIFGPLPKTSTGKILKYALRELAAKL
- a CDS encoding glycoside hydrolase family 2 TIM barrel-domain containing protein, producing MSICRVLGLLVLGFVATTGWADDWKPAAGPLLTRFAKDVRPDKVWSEYPRPQMVRRDWQNLNGLWQFAVAGRDAAPPIGKLLAEQILVPFPVESALSGIMRSAERIWYRRTFTVPAGWGGKRVILHFGAVDWDTSVWVNGKKLGTHRGGYDSFQFDVSEALKVSGEQELIVGVYDPTDSGTQPRGKQVRKPHSIWYTPTTGIWQTVWLEPVADAHVTSLRIVPDLKAGLVRVTVNGTAAAEDHTVRLVALSGNDRVAAGTGVMGQTIELDIPDAHPWSPADPFLYGLKVSIGDADREADMVDSYFGLRDVSIGKSAQGLTRIMLNGSFLFQYGPLDQGFWPDGLYTAPSDAAQRYDLEVTKRLGFNMVRKHVKVEPDRWYYWCDKLGLLVWQDMPSGDRSVAFGKGEIKRTSDSAQEFESELTRMVETHFNHPSIVMWVVFNEGWGQYDTPRLTRYVEELDPSRLVCGASGWNDMQVGDVHDIHVYPGPGSPPPEENRAAVLGEFGGLGLPLRGHTWQSEKNWGYRNLKTGDELNSGYLNLLEALRPMVADPGLSAAVYTQTTDVEIEVNGLITYDRAVVKVDEHAAAAAAARLYLPPPLVRTIMATSQPTAQHWMYTITPQGVRWAFPDFDDHSWTDAPGGFGTVGTPGAAVNTVWNTPEIFLRRRFTLEDVDRESIWLRIYHDEDAEVYINGVQAAKLSGYSSDYQLVPISPRARAALRNGENVLGVHCRQTSGGQYIDVGMVEITEQLSADGQ